One window from the genome of Nicotiana tomentosiformis chromosome 5, ASM39032v3, whole genome shotgun sequence encodes:
- the LOC138891888 gene encoding uncharacterized protein — MGYKHSENDYSLFSKKISSSTIFVAVYVDDVIITGTDSVEISNLKAFLDKQYLKKDLTLGIFFSNGTDCSISAYCDSDWAACPDSRRSVTGYIVLVGDSHIN; from the exons ATGGGGTACAAGCATTCTGAGAATGACTATTCACTGTTCTCCAAGAAGATCTCATCCTCCACTATCTTTGTAgctgtatatgttgatgatgttattATCACTGGTACTGATTCAGTGGAAATATCCAATTTAAAGGCATTCCTTGACAAGCA ATACCTCAAGAAGGATCTCACACTAGGGATATTTTTCTCCAACGGCACTGATTGTTCTATCTCTGCATACTGTGACTCTGACTGGGCAGCCTGCCCTGACTCTAGGAGATCTGTTACTGGCTATATTGTTCTAGTGGGAGATAGTCATATTAATTAG